A single genomic interval of Sphaerodactylus townsendi isolate TG3544 linkage group LG08, MPM_Stown_v2.3, whole genome shotgun sequence harbors:
- the LOC125438599 gene encoding uncharacterized protein LOC125438599, protein MATRGKAGNNGSNGKTPERNNIEMNTRLDQLTDLIVSFQEDVNGKLSKLDKLDQRFESFEKEILEIKKDLSQVKKIETSMVDLKKEVGSIKNEMTVTDSKVEIMKNQQEQLLDQMALMDLKLKENQLRIRGCKEEGKEDVRKKLITALGEFLEIEEEDLDQDIEKIFRVNSRFARNNHTPRDIIIIFERKRTRDEVLMKHSKERLKILGQEVIILKEVPNHILRKRKDYTPLKIG, encoded by the exons ATGGCGACCAGAGGTAAGGCTGGTAATAATGGTAGCAATGGGAAAACTCCAGAAAGAAATAATATTGAAATGAATACGAGACTGGATCAGCTTACAGATCTGATAGTGTCCTTTCAAGAAGACGTAAATGGTAAATTGAGCAAACTGGACAAATTAGATCAAAGATTTGAgtcctttgaaaaagaaatattagAAATAAAAAAGGACCTGAGCCAAGTTAAGAAGATAGAAACTTCAATGGTGGATCTTAAGAAAGAAGTGGGAAgtataaaaaatgaaatgacagTGAC tgatagTAAAGTGGAAATTATGAAGAATCAACAAGAACAATTACTAGATCAAATGGCTCTGATGGacctaaaattaaaagaaaatcaaCTGAGGATAAGAGGATgtaaggaggaaggaaaagaagatgtAAGAAAAAAGCTGATTACTGCGTTAGGAGAATTCCTGGAAATAGAGGAGGAAGATCTGGATCAAGATATAGAAAAGATTTTTAGAGTAAACTCCAGATTTGCTAGGAATAACCACACACCAAGAGacataataataatttttgaaaggaaaagaacaagGGATGAAGTTCTTATGAAACACTCTAAAGAAAGACTTAAAATCCTAGGACAAGAGGTGATAATACTGAAAGAAGTCCCAAACCATAttttaaggaaaagaaaggactacACCCCACTAAAAATTGGCTAA